A stretch of Miscanthus floridulus cultivar M001 chromosome 13, ASM1932011v1, whole genome shotgun sequence DNA encodes these proteins:
- the LOC136501604 gene encoding uncharacterized protein isoform X4: MTYDDLMNGSIYLVLNVERDQRCAVAAALPSQGLLDLITLISSLVDHILDIGLLCAPMVIMGEGKHMHWQLDIYRDVSRGQEAQKLANSNKNLIWR, encoded by the exons ATGACATATGATGATCTCATGAATGGTTCCATTTATCTTGTTTTGAATGTAGAGAGGGACCAGAGATGTGCAGTAGCTGCTGCATTGCCATCACAGGGCCTATTAG ATCTGATTACACTCATTTCTAGTCTGGTTGATCACATTCTGGATATAGGCTTGTTGTGTGCTCCAATG GTTATCATGGGTGAAGGCAAACACATGCATTGGCAATTGGATATATACAGAGATGTCAGCAGAGGACAAGAAGCACAGAAGCTTGCCAACTCCAACAAGAATCT GATATGGAGATGA
- the LOC136501604 gene encoding uncharacterized protein isoform X1 gives MVLWPPQRYLTPMEEEARIRQIHDLEAPRVHDPVEIHLQCSPFNKRDQRCAVAAALPSQGLLDLITLISSLVDHILDIGLLCAPMVIMGEGKHMHWQLDIYRDVSRGQEAQKLANSNKNLIWR, from the exons ATGGTGTTGTGGCCACCCCAAAGGTACTTGACGCCCATGGAGGAAGAAGCCAGGATCCGGCAGATCCATGACCTGGAGGCACCACGCGTCCACGACCCTGTCGAGATCCATCTTCAATGTTCCCCATTCAACA AGAGGGACCAGAGATGTGCAGTAGCTGCTGCATTGCCATCACAGGGCCTATTAG ATCTGATTACACTCATTTCTAGTCTGGTTGATCACATTCTGGATATAGGCTTGTTGTGTGCTCCAATG GTTATCATGGGTGAAGGCAAACACATGCATTGGCAATTGGATATATACAGAGATGTCAGCAGAGGACAAGAAGCACAGAAGCTTGCCAACTCCAACAAGAATCT GATATGGAGATGA
- the LOC136500095 gene encoding transcription factor bHLH14-like has protein sequence MAHSFAACHSFSSSIPRSPASFSGAGGQHPVLEFEYCDVPEQWLDDDDGVDKLWDGSTATALGNGATPSAPAGNDVYVSDKPPPAPAPKWRRGRKPGPRTVRPVLSHVEAERQRRDKLNRRFCDLRSAVPTVSKMDRASLLADATAYITELRARAERLEIEVKVKQKAAAAPSAAGAAGPVEAFNEMLEVRMLGQREAGALRLTTTAATTPTHAAARLMVALCSLDLPVQNACVCRVGGTTTVQDAVVDVPAALRDEGLLRAALLRCLQGSG, from the exons aTGGCGCACTCG TTTGCCGCCTGCCACAGCTTTTCCTCATCCATCCCTCGGTCCCCAGCCTCCTTCTCCGGCGCCGGCGGCCAACACCCGGTGCTTGAGTTCGAGTACTGCGACGTCCCCGAGCAATGGCTGGATGATGACGACGGGGTAGATAAGCTCTGGGATGGCAGCACAGCGACAGCGTTGGGCAACGGGGCCACGCCGTCGGCACCGGCAGGCAACGATGTGTATGTTTCCGACAAGCCGCCACCGGCACCTGCGCCCAAGTGGCGGCGGGGCCGCAAGCCCGGGCCCAGGACCGTCCGGCCCGTCCTCAGCCACGTGGAGGCGGAGCGGCAGCGGCGGGACAAGCTCAACCGCCGGTTCTGCGACCTCCGGTCAGCCGTCCCGACGGTGTCCAAGATGGACAGGGCGTCCCTCCTCGCCGACGCCACTGCCTACATCACTGAGCTGCGCGCCCGCGCGGAGCGGCTCGAGATCGAGGTCAAGGTCAAGCAGAAGGCCGCGGCGGCGCCCTCCGCTGCCGGAGCTGCGGGGCCGGTGGAGGCCTTCAATGAGATGCTGGAGGTGCGGATGTTGGGGCAGCGCGAGGCGGGGGCGCTGCGCCTGACGACGACGGCAGCGACGACACCAACCCACGCCGCCGCGCGCCTCATGGTCGCGCTCTGCTCGCTGGACCTGCCGGTGCAGAACGCATGCGTGTGCCGGGTGGGCGGTACGACGACAGTGCAGGACGCTGTCGTGGACGTGCCCGCCGCGCTGCGCGACGAGGGCCTCCTCCGCGCGGCGTTGCTCCGGTGCTTGCAGGGGAGCGGATGA
- the LOC136501604 gene encoding uncharacterized protein isoform X2 — protein MVLWPPQRYLTPMEEEARIRQIHDLEAPRVHDPVEIHLQCSPFNKRDQRCAVAAALPSQGLLDLITLISSLVDHILDIGLLCAPMVIMGEGKHMHWQLDIYRDVSRGQEAQKLANSNKNL, from the exons ATGGTGTTGTGGCCACCCCAAAGGTACTTGACGCCCATGGAGGAAGAAGCCAGGATCCGGCAGATCCATGACCTGGAGGCACCACGCGTCCACGACCCTGTCGAGATCCATCTTCAATGTTCCCCATTCAACA AGAGGGACCAGAGATGTGCAGTAGCTGCTGCATTGCCATCACAGGGCCTATTAG ATCTGATTACACTCATTTCTAGTCTGGTTGATCACATTCTGGATATAGGCTTGTTGTGTGCTCCAATG GTTATCATGGGTGAAGGCAAACACATGCATTGGCAATTGGATATATACAGAGATGTCAGCAGAGGACAAGAAGCACAGAAGCTTGCCAACTCCAACAAGAATCT GTAA
- the LOC136501604 gene encoding uncharacterized protein isoform X3: protein MVLWPPQRYLTPMEEEARIRQIHDLEAPRVHDPVEIHLQCSPFNNLITLISSLVDHILDIGLLCAPMVIMGEGKHMHWQLDIYRDVSRGQEAQKLANSNKNLIWR, encoded by the exons ATGGTGTTGTGGCCACCCCAAAGGTACTTGACGCCCATGGAGGAAGAAGCCAGGATCCGGCAGATCCATGACCTGGAGGCACCACGCGTCCACGACCCTGTCGAGATCCATCTTCAATGTTCCCCATTCAACA ATCTGATTACACTCATTTCTAGTCTGGTTGATCACATTCTGGATATAGGCTTGTTGTGTGCTCCAATG GTTATCATGGGTGAAGGCAAACACATGCATTGGCAATTGGATATATACAGAGATGTCAGCAGAGGACAAGAAGCACAGAAGCTTGCCAACTCCAACAAGAATCT GATATGGAGATGA